Within the Bradyrhizobium ottawaense genome, the region GCAACGGCCAGTTCGACGTGGTGTGGAAGACCCCGGGCCTGGTGGCCGGCGATGCATGGTCGAAGGAGCTCGACGGCTCCAAGGACCTGATCGGCGACTGGGTTGGCAAGAAGTGCGGCAACTACAACACCAAGACCAACAAGTGCGGCGGTCAGGGTTCCTGATCTCCTGAGCGGACGACACGAAGACTTCCAAGAGCAAGAAGACTTCCAAGAGACCGAGACCGGAGAGGGCGGCATGCTGCCGCCTTCTCCCCACACTCCCGCCGGGGTCGTACAGTGCTTGGCAATTTCCTCGATCGCCTTCGCGTGCTTTGCTTCTCGCTGCTGCTGGTCGCGGCTTTCGCCGTGCCGGCTTTTGCCGGTCCGTTCGAGGATGCGGTCACCAAATTCGCCAATGACGATTTTTCCGATACCGACGACGCCGTCGGCGCGATCGCGACCTCGGGCAATCCGCTGGCCTTCACCATCATCAGCGCGCTCGGGGACGGCCGGCTTGCGGCCGATCCCGATACCAAAAAGGTTTTCGTCACCGGGACCGACGACAAGGTCATCGATGCCGCGACGGGTGCCGCCGTCGACAAGCTGCCGGACAATGCGGCCGCCGTTCGCCTCAACAACCGCCTGCGCCGCACCGTGGAAGCCGCCCTTGGCGGCCTGACCCTGCTGTCGCCAGATCCTGCCAAGCGGATCGCGGCCGCGCAGTCGGTGTTCAAGACCCACGACGAGACCATGCTGCCGGTGATCGACGGCGCGCTGGCAAAGGAAACTAACAAGGCGGCGAAGGCCGCCTTTACTGAGGCCCGCGCCGCCATCCTGCTCTACAAGCCCGATGCCACCGACGTCGAGAAGCTCGAAGCCATCGCCACCGTCAGGGCGCGTGGCGACCAGGAAGCGATGGCGCTGCTCACCGGGCTCGGCAGCGATCAGCCGCCGGCGATCGCGAACGCCGCGGCAGGTGCTACGGCCGCCATTCAGCGCACGCTGGCGCTGTGGTCCACCGTGCAGAACGCCTGGTACGGCCTGTCGCTGGGGTCGGTGCTGCTGCTCGCCGCGATCGGCCTTGCCATCACCTTCGGCGTGATGGGCGTCATCAACATGGCGCATGGCGAGATGGTGATGATCGGCGCCTACACCACCTTCGTGGTGCAGGAAGTCATTCGCACCCGCTATCCCGGCCTGTTCGACTATTCGCTGCTGATCGCGGTGCCGCTGGCCTTTATCGTCGCCGGCG harbors:
- the urtB gene encoding urea ABC transporter permease subunit UrtB — its product is MLCFSLLLVAAFAVPAFAGPFEDAVTKFANDDFSDTDDAVGAIATSGNPLAFTIISALGDGRLAADPDTKKVFVTGTDDKVIDAATGAAVDKLPDNAAAVRLNNRLRRTVEAALGGLTLLSPDPAKRIAAAQSVFKTHDETMLPVIDGALAKETNKAAKAAFTEARAAILLYKPDATDVEKLEAIATVRARGDQEAMALLTGLGSDQPPAIANAAAGATAAIQRTLALWSTVQNAWYGLSLGSVLLLAAIGLAITFGVMGVINMAHGEMVMIGAYTTFVVQEVIRTRYPGLFDYSLLIAVPLAFIVAGALGVVIERCIIRFLYGRPLETLLATWGLSLVLQQAVRTAFGPTNREVGNPSWMSGAFELGQITITYNRLWILCFTLAVFAILLAMLRYTALGLEMRAVTQNRRMAASMGIATSRVDALTFGLGSGIAGIAGVALSQIDNVSPNLGQSYIIDSFMVVVFGGVGNLWGTLVGAFTLGIANKFLEPVAGAVLGKIAILVLIILFIQKRPRGLFALKGRAVEA